ATTTGGTTTGTCAGCACGAAGTTCTGCCGGAAGAAATTCGATGCTAAATTCATTAGAGCTTCCCTCAGAAAAACAAAGTTCTTCAGAAGATTCGGATGCAGTATCAGATTCATTATAACAACTTTCGTGAATTCCAGAAAGATAAAATTCTCCTTTTGGTTGTCTCCATTTTAAGTTATATGTACACATCTCATCTTCAGTAAAATTTCCTTTTATGGTTCCAGTGAAATCATCGGTTCTTTCGTTATTTGGATTAAAACGAATTAAATCTAACATCATCCAATAGCGATTTTTTGCTGAAATGGAATATAACATTTTACCAATGCTATCATCAAAACCACCATCACCAAACTTTAATGCAATGAGCATGATTGCCTTATTATAGTCATTGTTTTTTAGGATTTCTTTGTGATCATTGGGAATCCCTTTGAGAAATTCTTTGAATCCCTGACCTGCAATCAATAGGGTAGGAGTTGTTTCTAAAGGAGATAATATTAATTCCGTTTTATCAGTTTTGACTTTGAAACCTAGAGAATTTCCCGATTCTTCTGCCGTTATCGATAAAATGGATTGAAGATCCTCTTTGATTGAATTTCCTGTTCCATCCAAAGTCGAAATTTTGATTTGGAAATTGTATCCAGATTGATTTTCAATTTGAAAATATGCTACAGATTTGTCAGAATCCAAGTTTGGTTCTAATTTTTTTAGTTTGGAGAAGGCTTCGGTTTTAGAGGGAGCATTCAGTAAATAATCAAAATCAGATCCAGAAACTGAATACACACCATCTTTGGATAAATATTCAAATAACTTTTCGGTTAAATATGGAAAAGTTTTCATTTTGTTAAATTGTCCCACCAAACCTTTGAAAGTTGGAGAACGTAATGGAAATCCAAAAATATAAGAATTGATTAGAGAATTTCTTAACTCGGCAATTTTTGTATCAAAATCGTTATTTGATGTGATAGGAGCCGGTTTTCCCGGTATCTGTTTTTCTTTGAGAATCGGATATTTTTTAACTAATGCTACTGAGTAAAGATCATCTTTATTTGGATTTTCTGAATAGTTTACTAATTGGTAGAATTCTTCTACTTTTAATAACATATCATCTGCGTTGATTCCAGAAGTGTTTATTAGAAAATTAAACAAATTAAAGTTTGAAAAGTTAATTGGGCCTGTGGTTTTTTTTGGATCCTTGATGATTTTTTGTGTTAGGATGGCACTATCATATTCTTCTTGAGATAGAATGATATATTTTTTTAAGTAACTCGTGATTCCAAAATACGTTGATGCTAATATTGTTTCATCTGCGATATCATTTGCTCGTATATAAACAAATTCAGATTTACATTGTTTTTTAATTCTTGTGGGACAAGGAATCTGATATGTTTTATAAGTGGATTGACCTTTTTCAATGAGAATGGATCCAACAACTTTAATATTATCAGCTAATAATAAAACTTCTCCTTTTTCTGAATCTGGTTCCTCAGTGAGATAATACTGAATCCCAACTGTATCTCCTACAAAAAAGATAGATTTAGGTGTTGGAAAGTTTTCAACTTTTTTTTTACTGCAATTCATAAGAATTGCAGTTGGTAAAATAATTAATGTGAAAAGAAGATGAGATATTTTTTTCATAACGAGTAAATCCTAATAACTTTCCACAACATGAATGTATTCACCAAATAAGAACCCTTTTTTACCTTCACTGGTTTTTACTTGGTACCAAAAATCTTCCATCTCTTCGCCTTTACTATTAGTGATGATGTACTTTCTTGGTTCTCTTGAAATAATTTCTACAACAGAGTTCCCTGCAAGACCTGTGATCACTTCCGATCTTTCATTCGCCTTAGATCTAAGGTTCAATCGATCGGAAACATTGATGATCGCATATTGTTTAGCAGCTTTGAGTTTTTTTAAATTTTCTCCTAAGCTAACTAAATTCGGATGGTTAGGATTTGCTTTTTTGAATCGAATCAAAGTGGGAATCACTTGTATTGGTTTGAAATTGGAAATAGAATTAAATGCGGCTTTGCTGATTTCATTGTCAACGTTTGCTAGTAAACTTTCGATTGTTAGAAGTGTATCATCGGTTTTGAATTTACCTGCTGTATATAAACAAGCAAATACATAGTCTTTATCTTGATAAGAACAAAAAGACTTCACATACTTCCATTCGTCCGAAGCATTGATATTCCCTAAACCGCGGATGGCTGCGAGTTGTGTATCTTTATCTTTCCAATCAAGAGCACTACGAAAAATTGAAGTGGTTCCACTTTTGCCTGTTTTAGAGAGTCCTTGTACACTATAAAAACGAATCTTTTCACTTTTATCTTTTGCCCCTTTTTCAAAATAGGATTGTGATTTTGTATTTCCAATTCTTGAAAGAGCTTCCATACAAGCTTCTCGAACATACACATCATCATTATCAAATGCCTTTTGAAGTTCGGTTACACCAGCGTTTAGATCCCCTAAGGAACTTGCTGCTTGTGAACGGATTTTACTGGATTCACCTTTCTCCAGTTGTTCGATGATGGTTTTTCCAAACTTAACATCGCCAGATTTTCCCATTTCTGATAGGATAGAAATCTTATCATTGTCATTCGATGCGTTTTTGAGATCCTCTTTCAAATCACCGGCATACACACTAAAACTAATAAATATTGATAAAAAAAGAAGGTAATTCTTCACATAACTCTCCAATGGTTGG
The sequence above is drawn from the Leptospira sp. WS4.C2 genome and encodes:
- a CDS encoding HEAT repeat domain-containing protein, translating into MKNYLLFLSIFISFSVYAGDLKEDLKNASNDNDKISILSEMGKSGDVKFGKTIIEQLEKGESSKIRSQAASSLGDLNAGVTELQKAFDNDDVYVREACMEALSRIGNTKSQSYFEKGAKDKSEKIRFYSVQGLSKTGKSGTTSIFRSALDWKDKDTQLAAIRGLGNINASDEWKYVKSFCSYQDKDYVFACLYTAGKFKTDDTLLTIESLLANVDNEISKAAFNSISNFKPIQVIPTLIRFKKANPNHPNLVSLGENLKKLKAAKQYAIINVSDRLNLRSKANERSEVITGLAGNSVVEIISREPRKYIITNSKGEEMEDFWYQVKTSEGKKGFLFGEYIHVVESY